The Candidatus Komeilibacteria bacterium CG_4_10_14_0_2_um_filter_37_10 genome includes a window with the following:
- a CDS encoding threonylcarbamoyl-AMP synthase, with the protein MNKQIKHFSWKNIVDRQQIAHLLQQGKIGVMPTDTIYGLLGSAEQPRAVSKIYRVRRRPHNKPMIILINSWQQIKDLGVTITPAQKRLMVQHWPGAISFIVPCPVPSRKYLHRGQKTISLRWPANLLLQRILRITGPLVAPSANLAGLLPALDIKQAERYFGRQIDFYCSRGVIQHKISTVVDLTVKPYKIIRPGVVKKL; encoded by the coding sequence ATGAATAAGCAAATAAAACATTTTTCTTGGAAAAATATAGTTGATCGTCAGCAAATAGCTCATTTATTACAACAAGGGAAAATAGGCGTCATGCCAACTGATACTATCTATGGTCTGTTGGGTAGCGCTGAGCAACCGCGAGCGGTCAGTAAAATATATCGAGTGCGCCGGCGTCCCCATAACAAACCAATGATTATTTTAATCAACAGTTGGCAACAGATCAAAGATTTGGGAGTTACTATCACGCCGGCGCAAAAGAGACTAATGGTGCAGCACTGGCCAGGAGCTATTAGTTTCATCGTACCATGTCCGGTGCCGAGTCGTAAGTATTTGCACCGTGGCCAGAAAACTATTTCATTACGTTGGCCAGCCAATTTGTTACTACAAAGAATTTTACGCATTACGGGCCCGCTAGTGGCCCCCAGCGCCAATTTAGCCGGTTTATTACCAGCACTGGATATCAAGCAAGCTGAGAGATATTTTGGTCGGCAGATAGACTTCTATTGTTCACGCGGTGTTATTCAACACAAAATATCAACAGTTGTTGATTTAACAGTTAAGCCTTATAAAATAATTAGACCAGGAGTCGTAAAAAAGCTATGA